In Campylobacter vulpis, a genomic segment contains:
- the pseC gene encoding UDP-4-amino-4,6-dideoxy-N-acetyl-beta-L-altrosamine transaminase — protein sequence MLSYSHQNITQDDIEVVVRALKEDFLTCGAKVEEFENALAKYVGVKAACVVNSATSALHLAYLALNVKGKTILTTPLTFIATSNAALMAGAKVEFIDIGTDGNIDAKKLRTRLEKGSQNIAAVAVVDFAGQSVEIDEISALCEEFKLPLLDDASHALGAEFRGKKVGSFATLSAFSFHPVKPITTFEGGAVVSDDEGLIEHIKRLRSHSIVKKRLWDSDSFELGFNYRLSDVACALGINQLAKLDMNLEKREKIASFYDKEFEKNPYFSTLKIPPHKKSSRHLYPILLYPEFWCQKEEIFKALLKREIGVQVHYKPTYEFSFYKKELGNLRLENADNFYKAELSIPCHQEMSLEQAKFVKESLFEVLENGGYCG from the coding sequence ATGCTATCTTATTCTCATCAAAACATTACCCAAGATGACATTGAAGTCGTTGTAAGAGCCTTAAAAGAAGACTTTTTAACCTGCGGGGCTAAGGTAGAGGAATTTGAAAACGCCTTAGCAAAATATGTAGGCGTAAAAGCCGCTTGTGTAGTAAATTCCGCTACTTCGGCTCTTCATTTAGCCTATCTTGCTTTAAATGTTAAGGGCAAAACCATCTTAACCACGCCTCTTACTTTCATCGCCACTTCAAATGCCGCTTTAATGGCAGGAGCTAAGGTGGAATTCATCGACATAGGCACGGACGGCAATATTGACGCTAAAAAACTAAGAACTAGACTTGAAAAAGGAAGTCAAAATATCGCTGCTGTGGCGGTGGTGGATTTTGCGGGGCAAAGTGTAGAGATAGATGAAATTTCCGCACTTTGTGAAGAATTTAAACTCCCCTTGCTTGATGACGCTTCTCACGCCTTAGGGGCGGAATTTCGCGGTAAAAAAGTCGGCTCTTTCGCAACTTTGAGCGCGTTTTCCTTTCACCCTGTAAAGCCCATTACAACCTTTGAGGGCGGGGCAGTGGTAAGTGATGATGAGGGCTTAATTGAACATATTAAAAGGCTAAGAAGTCATAGCATTGTAAAAAAAAGGCTGTGGGATAGCGATAGTTTCGAGCTTGGCTTTAATTATCGCCTGAGTGATGTCGCTTGCGCTTTAGGGATTAATCAACTTGCAAAACTTGATATGAATTTAGAAAAAAGGGAGAAAATCGCTAGTTTTTACGATAAGGAATTTGAGAAAAATCCCTATTTTTCCACGCTTAAAATCCCTCCGCATAAAAAAAGCTCAAGACATCTTTATCCTATACTTTTATACCCTGAGTTTTGGTGTCAAAAAGAAGAGATTTTTAAAGCACTTTTAAAGCGTGAAATAGGCGTTCAAGTGCATTATAAACCTACTTATGAATTTAGTTTTTATAAAAAAGAGCTTGGAAATTTACGCCTTGAAAATGCGGATAATTTTTATAAAGCCGAGCTTAGCATACCTTGTCATCAAGAAATGAGTTTAGAACAAGCAAAATTCGTCAAAGAAAGCCTTTTTGAAGTGCTTGAAAATGGGGGATATTGTGGATAG
- the pseB gene encoding UDP-N-acetylglucosamine 4,6-dehydratase (inverting), with protein MFNDKVILITGGTGSFGKTYTKVLLQNYKPKKIIIYSRDELKQFEMASVFNAPCMRYFIGDVRDKERLKKATKDVDFIIHAAAMKHVPIAEYNPMECIKTNIHGAQNVIDACFENGVKKCIALSTDKACNPVNLYGATKLASDKLFVAANNMAGENHTRFSVTRYGNVVGSRGSVVPFFKKLINEGASELPITDIRMTRFWISLENGVKFVLENFKTMHGGEIFIPKIPSMKITDLAHALAPNLKHKIIGIRAGEKLHEIMISSDDSHLTYEFENYYAISPSIKFIDTHTDFSVNALGEKGQKVPNGFSYSSDNNPLWASEKELLDIINEGF; from the coding sequence ATGTTTAATGATAAGGTCATTTTAATCACAGGCGGCACAGGTTCTTTTGGCAAGACTTATACTAAAGTTTTATTACAAAATTATAAGCCTAAGAAAATCATCATTTATTCACGCGATGAATTAAAGCAGTTTGAAATGGCAAGCGTGTTTAACGCACCTTGTATGCGGTATTTCATCGGCGATGTAAGGGATAAAGAAAGGCTTAAAAAAGCGACTAAAGATGTCGATTTTATCATACACGCTGCGGCAATGAAACATGTGCCAATAGCTGAATATAACCCTATGGAGTGCATTAAAACCAATATTCACGGCGCACAAAATGTCATTGATGCTTGTTTTGAAAATGGCGTGAAAAAGTGCATAGCCCTAAGCACGGATAAGGCTTGTAATCCTGTGAATTTATACGGAGCGACTAAGCTTGCTAGTGATAAGCTTTTCGTTGCGGCAAATAATATGGCAGGAGAAAATCACACACGCTTTAGCGTTACAAGGTATGGTAATGTCGTAGGTTCAAGGGGTTCTGTGGTGCCGTTTTTTAAAAAACTCATTAACGAGGGTGCGAGTGAGCTTCCCATCACAGATATTAGAATGACGCGTTTTTGGATAAGCCTTGAAAATGGCGTGAAATTTGTGCTTGAAAATTTCAAGACTATGCACGGCGGCGAAATTTTTATCCCTAAAATCCCTTCAATGAAAATCACCGACCTAGCCCACGCCCTAGCACCCAATTTAAAGCATAAAATTATAGGCATTAGAGCGGGGGAAAAATTACACGAGATTATGATTTCAAGCGATGATAGCCACTTAACTTATGAGTTTGAAAACTATTATGCCATAAGTCCTAGTATTAAATTTATCGATACGCATACGGATTTTAGCGTCAATGCTTTGGGAGAAAAGGGACAAAAAGTGCCAAATGGCTTTTCTTACAGCTCTGATAATAATCCTTTGTGGGCAAGTGAAAAAGAGCTTTTAGACATCATTAATGAGGGGTTTTAA
- the rplI gene encoding 50S ribosomal protein L9, with the protein MKVLLIKDVKSLGKAGEVKEVKDGYGQNFLIAKGFAKAATTEVLRKYESDKKKEAENLRFELANLEKLKNELSKITLEISKPVGANGSLFGGVTKEDIALALKEQKNIELDKKSLECETIKTLGIHNISVKLGHAIHAEFKIEVKAE; encoded by the coding sequence ATGAAGGTATTACTTATAAAAGATGTTAAAAGTTTAGGTAAGGCAGGGGAAGTTAAAGAAGTCAAGGACGGCTATGGGCAGAATTTTCTCATCGCTAAAGGTTTTGCTAAAGCCGCTACAACAGAAGTTTTAAGAAAATATGAAAGTGATAAGAAAAAAGAAGCGGAAAATTTGCGTTTTGAACTTGCAAATTTAGAAAAGCTTAAAAATGAGCTTTCTAAAATCACGCTTGAAATTTCAAAACCTGTGGGAGCAAATGGGTCCTTATTTGGCGGGGTTACGAAAGAGGATATCGCTCTTGCTTTAAAAGAGCAAAAAAACATAGAGCTAGATAAAAAAAGCCTAGAATGTGAAACGATAAAAACACTTGGAATTCACAACATAAGCGTAAAGCTTGGACACGCTATCCACGCGGAATTTAAGATTGAAGTAAAGGCGGAGTAA
- the hslV gene encoding ATP-dependent protease subunit HslV: protein MFHATTILAYKGKNKSVIGGDGQVSLGNTIMKGNAVKIRKLNNGKVLAGFAGSTADAFNLFDMFENLLQSSKGDLLKAAIDFSKEWRKDKYLRKLEAMMLVLDRKHIFLLSGTGDVLEPEDNQIAAIGSGGNYALSAARALKKHAQNLDEEELVKSSLQIAGEICVYTNTNIKTYVIEDEK from the coding sequence ATGTTTCACGCTACAACGATATTAGCTTATAAGGGTAAAAATAAATCCGTCATCGGCGGCGATGGGCAAGTAAGTCTTGGAAATACCATAATGAAAGGCAATGCCGTCAAAATCCGCAAATTAAACAATGGCAAGGTTTTAGCAGGTTTTGCAGGTAGCACGGCGGACGCCTTTAATCTCTTTGATATGTTTGAAAATTTGCTCCAAAGCTCTAAGGGCGACTTGCTTAAAGCGGCGATTGATTTTTCTAAAGAATGGCGTAAGGATAAGTATTTAAGAAAGCTTGAGGCTATGATGCTCGTGCTTGATAGAAAGCACATTTTTTTACTTTCTGGCACGGGTGATGTGCTTGAGCCTGAGGACAATCAAATCGCAGCCATAGGAAGTGGGGGAAATTACGCACTTTCAGCGGCAAGGGCTTTAAAAAAGCACGCACAAAATTTAGACGAAGAAGAACTTGTCAAATCAAGCTTGCAAATCGCAGGGGAAATTTGCGTTTATACGAACACTAACATTAAAACTTATGTAATCGAGGATGAAAAATGA
- the hslU gene encoding ATP-dependent protease ATPase subunit HslU, with protein sequence MNLTPKEIVKFLDDYVIGQKKAKKIIAIALRNRYRRMKLSPELQDDIMPKNILMIGSTGVGKTEIARRLAKMMGFPFIKIEASKYTEVGFVGRDVESMVRDLANAALNLVKNEQREKNQDKIEAYIEDKILEKLLPPLPKGVSEEKQEEYQKSLEKMRTKLKNGDLDESVIELEISQNMFDTNPNLPPEMSAMQDMVKVIGVGSKRVKKEMKIKDAKNTLKSEASDKILDTENIKSEALRRVENEGIIFIDEIDKIAVSSGNSNRQDPSKEGVQRDLLPIVEGSSVQTKLGIVKTDHILFIAAGAFHLSKPSDLIPELQGRFPLRVELDSLDDEALYAILTRPKNSLLKQYVELLKTENLSLEFEDEAIKQIAKIASRANEEMQDIGARRLHTVIEKLLEDLSFEADEYAGKSFVVDKKMVEEKLSSIVENKDLARYIL encoded by the coding sequence ATGAATTTAACTCCAAAAGAAATTGTTAAATTTTTAGATGATTATGTCATAGGGCAGAAAAAGGCGAAAAAAATCATCGCCATAGCCCTAAGAAACCGCTACCGCAGAATGAAACTTAGTCCCGAACTTCAAGATGACATTATGCCTAAAAATATTTTGATGATAGGCTCAACAGGCGTTGGTAAAACAGAGATTGCGAGGCGTTTGGCTAAGATGATGGGCTTTCCTTTCATAAAAATCGAAGCGAGTAAATATACAGAAGTAGGCTTTGTGGGGCGTGATGTCGAAAGTATGGTAAGAGACTTAGCAAATGCGGCTTTAAATTTAGTCAAAAACGAGCAAAGAGAAAAAAATCAAGATAAAATCGAAGCTTACATCGAGGATAAAATTTTAGAAAAGCTTTTGCCACCTCTTCCTAAAGGCGTGAGTGAGGAAAAACAAGAAGAATATCAAAAAAGCCTTGAAAAAATGCGAACAAAGCTTAAAAATGGCGACTTAGATGAGAGTGTGATTGAGCTTGAAATTTCGCAAAATATGTTCGATACTAATCCTAATCTCCCCCCTGAAATGAGTGCAATGCAAGATATGGTAAAAGTCATAGGCGTGGGCAGTAAAAGAGTGAAAAAAGAGATGAAAATCAAAGACGCTAAAAACACTCTTAAAAGCGAGGCGAGTGATAAAATTTTAGATACAGAAAACATCAAAAGCGAGGCTTTAAGGCGTGTGGAAAATGAGGGGATAATCTTCATCGATGAGATAGATAAAATCGCCGTTTCAAGCGGAAATTCTAACCGCCAAGACCCTAGCAAAGAGGGCGTTCAAAGAGACCTACTTCCCATAGTAGAAGGCTCAAGCGTGCAAACTAAGCTAGGAATTGTAAAAACCGATCATATTCTTTTCATCGCGGCGGGGGCTTTTCATCTTAGTAAGCCAAGTGATTTAATCCCAGAACTTCAAGGGCGTTTTCCTTTAAGAGTGGAGCTTGATAGCCTTGATGATGAGGCTTTATATGCCATTTTAACCCGTCCTAAAAACTCCCTTTTAAAGCAATATGTAGAGCTTTTAAAAACAGAAAATTTAAGCCTAGAATTCGAGGACGAGGCTATAAAGCAAATCGCTAAAATAGCTTCAAGAGCCAATGAAGAAATGCAAGATATAGGCGCTAGAAGACTGCATACGGTGATAGAAAAATTACTTGAGGATTTAAGTTTTGAGGCTGATGAGTATGCGGGTAAAAGCTTCGTTGTGGATAAAAAGATGGTTGAAGAAAAATTAAGCTCTATTGTAGAAAATAAAGATTTAGCGAGGTATATTTTGTGA
- the era gene encoding GTPase Era: MKSGFISLIGRTNAGKSTLINSLLEEKIALVSHKQNATRRKIKAIVMQDDNQLIFIDTPGLHESKASFNQLLIQSALKAMKDCDVIVFVASVFDEVSDYEKFLTLKPQIPHLVVLNKVDLAKNEEVLQKLSEYAKFSGDFQAIVPYSARQKSYKKALLDAIVKLLPKHEHFYDPAFLTPSSQKELFRDFILESLYENLSEELPYCSEVLAQSVKEKSNLFVIHAQIITDTNSHKAMIIGKEGATLRRIGQKARIKIENLTQKKVLLKLFVVVKKAWQKDEKFAKQMLGYEE; this comes from the coding sequence GTGAAAAGCGGCTTCATAAGCCTTATAGGTCGCACAAATGCAGGTAAAAGCACACTGATTAATTCCTTACTTGAGGAAAAAATCGCCCTTGTTTCTCACAAACAAAACGCTACAAGACGCAAAATCAAAGCCATAGTGATGCAAGATGATAATCAACTCATCTTCATCGACACGCCCGGACTTCACGAAAGCAAGGCTTCTTTCAATCAGCTTTTAATCCAAAGTGCGTTAAAGGCTATGAAAGATTGTGATGTGATTGTTTTTGTGGCGAGTGTTTTTGATGAAGTGAGTGATTATGAAAAATTCCTCACTTTAAAGCCGCAAATTCCACACCTTGTCGTGCTAAATAAGGTCGATTTAGCTAAAAATGAAGAAGTGCTTCAAAAATTAAGCGAGTATGCGAAATTTAGCGGAGATTTTCAGGCTATTGTGCCTTATTCTGCTAGGCAAAAAAGCTATAAAAAAGCCCTTTTAGATGCTATTGTGAAATTACTCCCTAAGCACGAGCATTTTTACGACCCTGCCTTTCTTACGCCAAGTAGTCAAAAGGAGCTTTTTAGAGACTTTATTTTGGAAAGTTTGTATGAAAATTTAAGCGAGGAACTGCCTTATTGTAGTGAGGTTTTAGCGCAAAGCGTTAAAGAAAAATCAAATCTTTTCGTTATCCACGCACAAATTATCACCGACACAAATTCTCACAAAGCAATGATAATAGGAAAAGAGGGAGCGACTCTTAGAAGAATAGGGCAAAAAGCAAGAATTAAAATAGAAAATTTAACGCAAAAAAAGGTTCTTTTAAAACTCTTTGTTGTGGTAAAAAAGGCTTGGCAAAAAGATGAAAAATTTGCTAAACAAATGCTAGGTTATGAAGAGTAA